From Topomyia yanbarensis strain Yona2022 chromosome 1, ASM3024719v1, whole genome shotgun sequence, one genomic window encodes:
- the LOC131693738 gene encoding uncharacterized protein LOC131693738 — translation MDPGYYKVTEDNPKIESSEEYHKLSGYLLYLSVSSRSDVAVAVGILSRKVSCPSMTDWTEAKGMVRYLIHTGDYGLTLGRSGRELLLSGYCNSDWAGDSRDQKCCTGYMFSLKGATVTWVSWKQSCVAMSTMEAKYVVLSEATREVVCLPRLLA, via the coding sequence ATGGATCCGGGATACTACAAGGTGACCGAGGATAACCCCAAGATAGAGAGTAGCGAGGAATACCACAAGTTGAGCGGTTACCTGCTGTACTTGTCCGTCAGCAGCCGTTCAGACGTCGCAGTGGCTGTCGGAATCTTAAGTCGGAAAGTTAGTTGCCCGTCGATGACCGACTGGACCGAGGCGAAGGGCATGGTGCGCTACTTGATACACACGGGTGACTACGGATTGACACTTGGAAGGAGTGGACGTGAGCTACTGCTGTCAGGATACTGCAATAGCGATTGGGCGGGCGATAGTAGGGATCAAAAATGTTGTACTGGCTACATGTTCAGTTTAAAAGGAGCGACCGTGACTTGGGTAAGCTGGAAGCAGAGCTGTGTGGCCATGTCCACCATGGAGGCTAAATATGTAGTCCTCTCAGAGGCTACGCGCGAAGTTGTTTGTCTACCACGTTTACTAGCTTAA